A window from Fragaria vesca subsp. vesca linkage group LG5, FraVesHawaii_1.0, whole genome shotgun sequence encodes these proteins:
- the LOC101293786 gene encoding serine/threonine-protein kinase RIO1-like: MLPVPEFHSPISSKIRVKAAAMSKYEEYLDYDDEPQGSFPINCRRPNAHGGLHRPNNSTLQPLSNRYQKYSARIRVSPLEEWEGKLDIGMCNNVTTSIRGFIRETAIGRTKTTDRADRATVEKVLDFKTIFIVRKMMHRHVYEVIHGCISTGKEAHVYHAIDSDGKELAIKVFKTSVLDFKDRAKYVQGDFRFRRVFRTKNPRKMMKTLAEKEMRNLMRIKDAGIRCPTVRDIKHHVLVMDFIGKGGWAAPLLNDAALSLDKLREGYREIIIAMRMLYQKAKLVHTDLSEFNILYFEGHLYIIDVSQAVELFDDNANDFLRQDCLHVSGFFKKRGVAVMTVRELFDFIVDPSIAEEAVDSYLDEVQQKIVNRGDISVVDEIAESVFLQAYIPSTLNQVMEVEADVLRLTSGEDTEDMYYKTITGLRQALSCVPPSQPESESDYGDDEDVSIDSQSSSGIEAKEPLDKKVARKENKKKVKEEKKEARKHKLPKAVKKRRKKLAQGGNRR, encoded by the exons ATGCTGCCGGTCCCTGAGTTCCACTCCCCCATCTCTTCAAAAATTCGTGTGAAGGCGGCAGCCATGTCCAAGTACGAGGAGTATTTGGATTACGATGATGAACCACAAGGTTCTTTCCCAATCAATTGTAGACGTCCCAATGCTCACGGAGGCCTTCATCGTCCTAATAACTCAACCCTTCAACCTCTCTCTAATAGATACCAGAAATATTCCGCTCGAATCCGAGTTTCACCTTTAGAG GAGTGGGAAGGTAAGTTGGATATTGGCATGTGCAACAATGTGACAACTTCCATTCGAGGGTTTATTCGGGAGACAGCCATCGGTAGAACCAAAACTACCGATAGAGCTGATCGTGCTACTGTTGAGAAG GTATTGGATTTCAAAACCATTTTCATTGTACGCAAAATGATGCACCGTCATGTATACGAAGTTATTCACGGCTGCATTTCCACTGGGAAAGAA GCACATGTTTATCATGCAATCGATTCTGATGGCAAAGAACTGGCAATCAAAGTGTTCAAAACGTCCGTTCTGGATTTCAA GGACAGGGCAAAATACGTACAAGGAGACTTTCGATTCAGACGCGTATTTAGAACGAAAAATCCCAGGAAAATGATGAAGACATTGGCTGAGAAAGAAATGAGGAATCTGATGAG GATAAAGGACGCAGGAATTAGATGCCCTACTGTACGTGATATAAAACATCATGTACTGGTCATGGATTTCATAG GTAAGGGAGGGTGGGCAGCACCTCTTCTGAATGATGCTGCATTATCATTAGACAAGCTGCGAGAAGGTTATAGGGAG ATAATAATTGCCATGCGAATGTTATATCAGAAGGCCAAGCTGGTGCATACCGACCTCAGTGAATTCAACATACTTTATTTTGAG GGGCACCTATACATTATTGATGTTTCTCAAGCAGTTGAGCTTTTTGACGATAATGCCAATGATTTCCTACGTCAGGATTGTCTCCATGTCTCG GGTTTCTTCAAAAAACGTGGTGTAGCAGTTATGACAGTTAGGGAGCTCTTTGATTTTATAGTTGATCCAAGTATTGCTGAGGAAGCAGTGGACAGTTATTTGGATGAG GTACAACAAAAAATTGTGAACAGAGGAGATATATCTGTTGTGGATGAAATTGCTGAATCTGTATTTTTGCAG GCATACATTCCAAGTACACTAAACCAGGTAATGGAAGTTGAAGCAGATGTACTGCGGTTAACTAGTGGTGAGGATACTGAAGACATGTACTATAAAACTATTACAGGACTAAGGCAGGCTCTTTCTTGTGTCCCACCATCTCAACCTGAGAGTGAATCAGACTATGGTGATGATGAAGACGTCTCAATAGATTCACAATCCTCATCGGGAATCGAGGCAAAGGAACCTCTTGATAAAAAAGTTGCCAGAAAAGAAAACAAGAAGAAAGTTAAAGAAGAGAAGAAGGAAGCTAGGAAACACAAATTGCCAAAGGCTGTAAAGAAAAGAAGAAAGAAGTTGGCCCAAGGTGGAAACAGACGGTAG
- the LOC101294368 gene encoding UDP-N-acetylglucosamine--N-acetylmuramyl-(pentapeptide) pyrophosphoryl-undecaprenol N-acetylglucosamine transferase-like, with product MAAFSHLSFTPSPPPTKLGTLNFKVTSCLSLKQSNDQTLASQNDAVLFDSLRVVFAAGGTGGHIYPAVAIADELKTTNPNAQILFFGIPKSMESKAIPNAGHDFAAVPAAKLHRPVLSPRNVFLPYHLIKSIIWSYYKLREFDPHIVIGTGGYVSFPVGIAAALRGVKLVIQEQNAVPGIANWLLSFLAEVVFVAFNSTIDCFPSASGKKCVVCGNPVRLSLRKNVSKEAARGRFFPKCGKEVEDVKVLLVLGGSLGANAINIALLNLYYQMLLEKEDLFIIWQTGVEAYNEMESLVKNHPRLLLKPFMHKMDLAYAAADLVVSRAGAMTCYEILATGKPSILIPSPDADEGHQFKNASLMADLAGARVITEDELDSTTLGNAIEEIVGDESKMADMSERALKAANVNASEEIAHHVLSLVSLSRAKK from the exons ATGGCGGCCTTCTCTCACCTCTCCTTCACTCCTTCACCCCCACCCACCAAACTCGGCACCTTGAACTTCAAGGTCACCTCTTGCCTCTCCCTAAAGCAATCAAATGACCAGACTCTCGCCTCCCAAAACGACGCCGTATTATTCGACAGCCTCCGTGTCGTCTTCGCCGCCGGTGGTACCGGAGGCCACATATACCCGGCCGTCGCCATAGCCGACGAGCTCAAAACCACCAACCCCAACGCCCAAATTCTGTTCTTCGGCATACCCAAAAGCATGGAAAGCAAGGCCATCCCCAACGCCGGCCACGACTTCGCCGCCGTCCCCGCCGCCAAGTTGCACCGCCCGGTTCTGTCACCCAGAAACGTCTTCCTACCCTATCACTTGATCAAGTCGATCATCTGGAGCTACTACAAATTACGGGAGTTTGATCCCCATATTGTGATCGGCACCGGCGGGTACGTATCGTTTCCGGTGGGCATTGCGGCGGCGCTGAGGGGAGTCAAGCTTGTGATTCAAGAACAGAATGCTGTTCCGGGGATAGCCAATTGGTTGCTCTCGTTTTTGGCTGAGGTTGTGTTTGTGGCGTTTAATTCTACTATTGATTGTTTCCCAAGTGCGAGTGGGAAGAAGTGTGTGGTGTGTGGGAACCCTGTGAGGTTGTCTTTGAGAAAGAATGTGTCTAAGGAGGCGGCGAGGGGGCGGTTTTTTCCAAAGTGCGGCAAGGAGGTGGAGGATGTGAAGGTGCTTTTGGTGCTTGGAGGGTCTTTAGGTGCTAATGCCATCAATATTGCTTTGTTGAATTTGTATTATCAGATGTTGTTGGAGAAGGAAGACTTGTTCATCATATGGCAGACTGGAGTGGAGGCCTATAATGAGATGGAGAGCCTTGTTAAGAACCATCCGCGGCTGCTTTTGAAGCC GTTCATGCATAAAATGGATCTGGCATATGCAGCTGCAGACCTAGTCGTTTCACGAGCTGGTGCAATGACTTGTTATGAGATCTTGGCAACTGGGAAGCCTTCCATTCTG ATACCATCACCAGATGCTGATGAAGGACATCAATTCAAAAATGCCTCTTTGATGGCAGACTTGGCGGGTGCAAGGGTTATAACTGAAGATGAACTTGATTCGACAACACTTGGAAATGCAATAGAAGAGATAGTAG
- the LOC101294075 gene encoding uncharacterized protein LOC101294075: MDPSPLPPLPAAATATAASVQLSYPDSLESSPRSRNADAAWDVEPLPQVPGAKLRLMCSYGGHIIPRPHDKSLCYVGGETRIIVVDRHSSLSDLCSRLSRTLLNGRPFSLKYQLPTEDLDSLISVTTDEDLENMVEEYERTTSSASPLKPSSRIRLFLFFGKPETTASMGALLHEAKSDSWFVDALNGSGMLPRNLSDSAATMDCLLTGGSDSCNDLEAAAANQGDFFGDHGSGKPNVAVPEVHSISDSAFVENNTSSSGSSTSSSCLANLPQIKVRVDGNVAGVVQGQKPAGIEEQFAQISLVAAAPVAVNSGAGETMNRINSEDDISAQNVPVAFRKPPLPMPLQPQHFKHGGGGGGGYSLPSPDSVASDSSIASANSLSKPMYYQEQVQVVAREARGPVSPPSDTSDQGSRNQVQDSGYSIPPQSDQQQQNQLQQQQQQQQQLLQQQHQQQQQLQQQHLQQQQQQQQQFVHASAQYMNIQHPVTGQVPVSPYYTMYAPPSQQQQLHHQIDHQQQYPVYIMPVPQSQQPYKMALQSNIADPTVVASTHITSHNPAAYKDSIPPIYPPKTASPAMTEMTQSLYQTSVTPTPQLVQIPSGQYQQQFVGYSMHHPSQSITVPSSTTAPNYAYEYANPSHEQVFYTQHQASPLPQYQSMTPAAAAAAVAMSDEAKQVASSYPTADQSHTPP; encoded by the exons ATGGATCCATCACCTCTCCCACCACTCCCGGCCGCCGCAACCGCCACGGCTGCCTCCGTGCAACTCAGCTACCCGGACTCACTCGAATCCTCCCCCCGATCCCGCAATGCGGACGCTGCTTGGGACGTCGAGCCTCTCCCTCAGGTCCCCGGCGCCAAGCTCCGGCTCATGTGCAGCTACGGCGGCCACATCATCCCTCGGCCGCACGACAAGTCGCTCTGCTACGTCGGCGGCGAGACTCGCATTATCGTCGTGGACCGCCACTCCTCACTCTCCGACCTCTGCTCCCGCCTCTCCCGGACGCTCCTCAACGGCCGCCCGTTCTCGCTCAAGTACCAGCTCCCGACGGAGGACCTCGACTCGCTCATCTCCGTCACCACCGACGAGGATCTCGAGAACATGGTGGAGGAGTACGAGCGCACCACCTCGTCGGCGTCGCCGTTAAAGCCGTCGTCGAGGATCCGTCTATTCCTCTTCTTCGGCAAGCCGGAGACGACGGCGTCCATGGGGGCTCTGCTCCACGAAGCCAAGTCCGATTCGTGGTTCGTCGACGCGCTCAACGGCTCTGGTATGCTGCCGCGGAATTTGTCCGACTCGGCCGCGACCATGGACTGCTTGTTGACCGGCGGGAGTGACTCTTGTAACGACTTGGAGGCGGCGGCGGCGAATCAGGGCGACTTCTTCGGGGATCATGGTAGTGGAAAACCTAATGTGGCGGTGCCTGAAGTGCATTCGATTTCGGATTCGGCGTTTGTGGAGAACAATACGTCGTCGTCTGGATCGTCTACTTCGTCGTCTTGCTTGGCCAATTTGCCCCAAATTAAGGTTAGAGTGGATGGAAATGTGGCTGGAGTAGTGCAAGGTCAGAAGCCAGCTGGCATTGAGGAGCAGTTCGCTCAGATAAGCTTGGTTGCTGCTGCTCCTGTGGCTGTAAACTCTGGAGCTGGTGAAACTATGAACAGGATCAACTCGGAGGATGATATTTCGGCACAGAATGTGCCTGTCGCGTTTCGAAAACCGCCTTTGCCAATGCCGTTGCAGCCTCAGCATTTCAAGCATGGTGGTGGTGGAGGTGGAGGTTATAGCTTGCCTTCACCGGATTCAGTTGCAAG TGATAGTAGCATTGCGTCTGCAAACTCTCTGTCAAAACCAATGTACTATCAAGAGCAAGTTCAAGTTGTAGCTAGAGAGGCCAGAGGTCCTGTTAGCCCGCCAAGTGATACTTCAGATCAGGGTTCCCGAAACCAAGTTCAGGATTCAGGGTACAGTATTCCTCCACAATCAGATCAACAACAGCAAAATCAGCTTCAGCAACAACAGCAGCAACAACAACAACTGTTACAGCAGCAGCATCAGCAGCAACAACAGCTCCAACAGCAGCATCTCCAGCAGCAGCAACAGCAGCAACAACAATTTGTCCATGCAAGCGCGCAATATATGAATATTCAGCACCCTGTTACTGGTCAAGTGCCAGTGTCACCTTACTACACAATGTATGCTCCTCCATCGCAGCAGCAACAACTTCATCACCAAATTGATCATCAGCAGCAGTATCCTGTCTATATAATGCCTGTTCCACAGTCGCAACAACCATACAAGATGGCTCTGCAGTCTAATATAGCCGATCCAACTGTTGTTGCCTCGACCCACATTACCTCCCATAACCCTGCTGCTTACAAGGACAGTATCCCACCCATTTATCCCCCAAAGACAGCTTCACCTGCTATGACCGAAATGACTCAAAGTCTTTACCAAACCTCTGTGACACCAACTCCTCAATTAGTCCAAATCCCTTCCGGGCAATATCAGCAGCAGTTTGTTGGTTACTCAATGCATCATCCATCTCAATCCATTACTGTTCCTTCCTCTACGACAGCACCCAACTATGCTTATGAATATGCCAATCCTTCACATGAACAAGTATTCTACACTCAGCATCAAGCATCCCCATTGCCTCAATACCAATCCATGACTCCAGCAGCCGCAGCCGCAGCAGTAGCAATGTCAGATGAAGCAAAGCAGGTAGCCTCATCATACCCAACAGCGGATCAAAGCCACACACCACCGTAA
- the LOC101301113 gene encoding lipid phosphate phosphatase 2-like yields the protein MSDVHMGSHTLKSHGVKVAKSHMYDWMILVVLGAIDITLNLIEPFHRFISEQMMNDVSYPFHPDTIPMWAVPIFAIILPAGIFFAFYLKRKDVYDLHHSILGLLYSVLITLVITDSIKDAVGRPRPNFFWRCFPDGIGVYDQKYGNVMCTGDKLIIKEGYKSFPSGHSSVSFAGLGFLSWYLAGKIKVFDRRGHSAKLCIVLFPLLCAALVATSRVDDYWHHWQDVLCGSLIGIVIASICYLQSFPYPNKEEGWAPHIYHLMMAAERNDALATRLEPLHARRSDVETPDDSIPPEARCIYALGSSSFIFISLAHFSGNMQTFAAFKIQMRRFRRRRRYRRLGSVVITEEHAAGGRGNLKFWRIRVTPKLRLKVTTSSMAVLRRLRNAYVGMMLCFAGRVAQLNSC from the exons ATGTCAGACGTTCATATGGGATCTCACACACTGAAATCTCATGGAGTCAAAGTGGCTAAATCGCACATGTATGACTGGATGATTCTTGTAGTTCTTGGGGCCATCGATATTACTTTGAATCTCATCGAGCCTTTTCACCGGTTTATTAGTGAACAAATGATGAATGATGTATCCTACCCTTTTCATCCAGACACTATACCTATGTGGGCTGTTCCG ATTTTTGCAATAATCTTGCCGGCCGGTATCTTTTTTGCTTTCTACCTCAAGAGAAAGGATGTTTATGACTTGCACCATTCTATATTGG GTCTTCTCTATTCAGTTCTGATAACTCTGGTTATCACTGATTCAATCAAAGATGCTGTTGGTCGCCCCCGTCCCAACTTCTTCTGGCGGTGTTTTCCTGATGGAATAGGT GTATATGATCAGAAGTATGGCAATGTTATGTGTACTGGAGATAAGTTGATTATAAAGGAAGGATATAAAAGCTTTCCTAGTGGTCATTCTTCAG TTTCATTTGCAGGCCTCGGTTTTCTTTCGTGGTACTTGGCTGGGAAGATCAAAGTGTTTGATCGTCGAGGCCATAGTGCAAAGCTGTGCATTGTGCTGTTTCCACTACTTTGTGCTGCTTTGGTTGCAACCTCACGGGTGGATGACTACTGGCATCATTGGCAAGACGTCTTGTGTGGTAGTCTTATAG GAATTGTCATAGCATCAATTTGTTACTTGCAGTCCTTCCCTTATCCAAACAAGGAAGAGG GGTGGGCACCTCATATATATCATCTAATGATGGCTGCAGAGCGGAATGATGCCTTGGCGACAAGGCTTGAACCTCTTCATGCACGAAGATCAGATGTCGAAACTCCAGATGATTCCATTCCACCTGAAGCTAGATGCATCTATGCACTTGGAAGCT CCAGCTTCATCTTCATTTCACTTGCACATTTCTCTGGAAATATGCAGACATTTGCAGCATTCAAGATTCAGATGAGGAGGTTCCGGAGGAGGAGACGTTATCGTAGGCTAGGAAGTGTGGTTATTACTGAGGAACATGCAGCCGGAGGGAGAGGGAATCTAAAGTTTTGGAGAATTAGAGTGACCCCAAAACTGCGGCTCAAGGTTACAACATCATCGATGGCAGTTCTCAGAAGGCTTAGGAACGCTTATGTAGGAATGATGCTTTGTTTCGCTGGCCGTGTTGCGCAGTTGAATTCATGTTAG